In one window of Hyla sarda isolate aHylSar1 chromosome 1, aHylSar1.hap1, whole genome shotgun sequence DNA:
- the RNF185 gene encoding LOW QUALITY PROTEIN: E3 ubiquitin-protein ligase RNF185 (The sequence of the model RefSeq protein was modified relative to this genomic sequence to represent the inferred CDS: inserted 1 base in 1 codon) — MASAGPAASASAENSGPGGASGSSNGEGGSQDSTFECNICLDTAKDAVISLCGHLFCWPCLHQWLETRPNRQVCPVCKAXISRDKVIPLYGRGSTGQEDPREKTPPRPQGQRPEPENRGGFQGFGFGDGGFQMSFGIGAFPFGMFATAFNINDGRPPPAVPGTPQYVDEQFLSRLFLFVALVIMFWLLIA, encoded by the exons ATGGCAAGTGCAGGTCCAGCCGCCTCTGCATCGGCAGAGAATTCGGGCCCTGGTGGAGCAAGTGGAAGTAGCAATGGCGAGGGGGGCAGCCAGGACAGCACATTTGAGTGCAACATTTGCCTGGACACAGCCAAGGATGCAGTGATAAGCTTATGTGGCCACCTCTTCTG CTGGCCGTGTTTGCATCAA TGGTTAGAAACGCGACCAAATCGGCAGGTGTGTCCCGTATGCAAAG GAATTAGCCGTGATAAAGTAATACCTTTGTACGGAAGAGGAAGCACGGGACAGGAAGACCCTCG GGAAAAAACTCCCCCACGACCTCAAGGGCAGCGACCAGAGCCAGAGAACAGAGGG gGTTTCCAAGGGTTTGGTTTTGGAGATGGAGGTTTTCAAATGTCCTTTGGCATTGGAGCATTTCCCTTTGGAATGTTTGCTACAGCATTTAACATCAATGATGGTCGCCCTCCACCAG CTGTCCCGGGAACCCCTCAGTATGTGGATGAGCAGTTCCTGTCTCGTCTATTCCTCTTTGTTGCCTTGGTAATAATGTTCTGGCTGCTGATCGCTTGA